One window from the genome of Variovorax sp. PAMC26660 encodes:
- a CDS encoding glycosyltransferase, which produces MNKNRSKEDRQASAGEADSNRTGSSEMGSASVFEALLEEANQRAEAALNQQRAMRDSISWRVTAPLRKMSTSVSAPVRANLRRVAKAAWWALTPWRMPERLRVLRVRRPVEVSLGGSTDPTDAYGTWISTAERRSPPIDDSSSGLRVSFLVVAGTEPDALLRTIGSLCSQTSKRWQVLVAVQADAASSIIAALETLAKDSRIVRVVVEDGSRARGLAACALQAIGEFIAILDAGDVLAAGALNEVAHALGRAGHSDILYGDEDELSAQGFRQNPYFKPSWSPDLLYAFNYFGRLTMLRREMVASVGGIDGAAGDGVEWDLNLRASDHAGVITRIPKVLCHRAEGGRCERAAPDTPTAASHRDALRRHWARSGIDAVVETQPDGTQRATWPLVTAPLVSIVIPTKDKVELLRVCIDGLLAGTDYDRKEIILVDTGSIESQTWAYYDELKQHPEISVVHFSKKFNYSAACNHGASFAHGELLLFLNNDIEAVSRDWLQELVRFALRPGVGVVGTKLLYPNGQLQHGGVGIGINLCGLMYRAAEDHSWGVFGSAEHPRNWLAIMGACQMVRRSVFDLVGGFDESYLVAVSDVALCMHIWRAGYRIAYTPYAHLLHHEGATRGTVNPTPDLERFADDVRLLGIDEDPYLHPELDARLPIPALRDAAASTVRESLMADTRALGSLILPASALDLFIDRTCLEAAGLPREDVVWMPQAAYRICDQWSAARWCLDLLRTRPDIARRFPAALSAGSGGEFGRWIAQEGGATLGLSESARAIVVDSLSMDLGARARQAFLFHGDIRSTLPQGLLPMGQFELFHWFMRHGRREAGLRLEEVWWLFWEASEQPARELVLAYAFTPAWQELYPDGLTVFGRRAFAAWFSAFYRVTDAWVDPSGWPVDIEPARQIRMAYLARAHWRLRHPQALDDASHAQALIEWLATPDAAQPPEVAQWCASLDVAQVAAEVAAQGVNVIGHFSYPSGLRVSVEALIEGLERVGVRTSLRDLRTDRKDDPTHVNFRGFEDFETTLIHVQPEPFFDQAFARSDLYERLPRTYRIAYWYWEFDSIPDAWVEHAESIDEVWAATEFVARGLRNRLKVPVRTLFPGVKLGPYEQRPRAYFGLKEAPYTFLFTFHMMSVMERKNPIGLIRAFTQAFGTDLSVHLVLKTSFGDRHPVQFQELLAAATAANITVINEVYSPEDVLSLMDACDAYVSLHRSEGLGLTMAEAMLMGKPVIATNFSGNIDFMDESNSLPVDYKLVKLGRAIPPYDAHLEWAEPSEAHAAELMRRVFENQAWARDLGARAKASADANMSLDVAGGRVAARLAEIRALRSGADRALI; this is translated from the coding sequence ATGAACAAGAACAGATCCAAAGAGGATCGGCAAGCGTCCGCAGGTGAAGCGGACTCCAACAGGACGGGAAGTTCTGAAATGGGGAGTGCATCCGTTTTCGAGGCATTGCTCGAGGAGGCCAACCAGCGTGCCGAAGCGGCGCTGAACCAGCAGCGCGCCATGCGCGACTCCATCTCGTGGAGGGTGACTGCGCCTCTCAGGAAGATGTCGACATCCGTGTCCGCGCCAGTTCGCGCGAACTTGCGGCGTGTCGCCAAAGCGGCCTGGTGGGCCCTCACGCCATGGCGCATGCCGGAGCGGCTTCGCGTGCTCCGCGTAAGGCGGCCTGTCGAGGTGTCGCTGGGCGGGTCTACCGATCCCACCGATGCCTACGGCACCTGGATTTCCACTGCCGAGCGCCGCTCGCCTCCGATCGACGATTCGAGCAGCGGTCTGCGCGTATCTTTTCTCGTGGTGGCAGGCACGGAGCCGGATGCGTTGTTGCGCACCATCGGATCGCTTTGCTCGCAGACGAGCAAGCGGTGGCAAGTCCTGGTCGCGGTTCAAGCCGACGCAGCTTCTTCAATCATTGCCGCGCTCGAAACTTTGGCCAAGGACTCGCGCATCGTGCGTGTCGTGGTCGAAGACGGCTCACGCGCACGCGGTTTGGCTGCCTGTGCATTGCAGGCGATCGGGGAGTTCATCGCCATACTCGATGCAGGCGACGTGCTCGCCGCAGGGGCATTGAACGAAGTTGCCCATGCCTTGGGCCGGGCAGGGCACAGCGACATACTCTACGGAGATGAAGACGAGCTGTCGGCGCAGGGCTTCCGTCAGAACCCCTATTTCAAGCCAAGCTGGTCGCCGGATCTGCTTTACGCGTTCAATTATTTTGGACGTTTGACGATGCTGCGACGGGAGATGGTCGCCAGCGTCGGAGGTATCGATGGTGCCGCAGGGGATGGGGTTGAATGGGACCTCAACCTGCGAGCGAGCGATCATGCTGGCGTTATCACGCGCATTCCGAAAGTGCTCTGCCATCGCGCGGAGGGCGGGCGATGCGAGCGGGCCGCGCCCGATACGCCGACAGCGGCTTCGCACCGTGACGCCTTGCGTCGACACTGGGCACGCTCGGGCATCGATGCGGTCGTTGAAACTCAGCCCGATGGGACCCAGCGCGCGACATGGCCGCTTGTCACTGCGCCACTGGTTTCGATCGTCATCCCGACCAAGGACAAGGTCGAACTGCTTCGTGTGTGTATCGACGGACTTCTTGCCGGCACGGACTACGACCGCAAGGAAATCATCCTTGTGGATACCGGCTCCATCGAATCGCAGACCTGGGCGTACTACGACGAACTCAAGCAGCACCCCGAGATTTCAGTCGTCCATTTCAGCAAGAAATTCAACTATTCGGCCGCATGCAATCACGGTGCGTCCTTCGCACACGGCGAGTTGTTGCTGTTCCTGAACAACGACATCGAGGCGGTGTCCCGCGACTGGCTGCAGGAATTGGTGCGATTTGCGTTGCGCCCGGGCGTCGGCGTCGTCGGCACGAAGCTGCTCTATCCCAACGGGCAACTGCAGCACGGAGGCGTCGGGATCGGGATCAATCTGTGCGGACTCATGTACCGGGCCGCGGAAGATCACTCGTGGGGTGTCTTCGGTTCGGCCGAGCATCCGCGCAACTGGCTCGCCATCATGGGCGCGTGCCAGATGGTTCGCCGCAGCGTCTTCGATCTGGTCGGCGGATTCGACGAGTCCTATCTGGTGGCCGTTAGCGACGTGGCGCTGTGCATGCACATCTGGCGCGCCGGCTATCGCATTGCCTACACGCCCTATGCGCATCTGTTGCACCATGAAGGCGCAACGCGCGGCACGGTGAATCCCACGCCTGACCTGGAGCGCTTCGCGGACGATGTGCGCCTGTTGGGCATCGACGAAGATCCCTACCTGCATCCCGAGTTGGATGCGAGGCTTCCGATCCCCGCGCTCCGTGACGCGGCTGCGTCGACCGTTCGCGAGAGCCTGATGGCGGACACGCGGGCTCTCGGGTCTCTCATCCTGCCGGCTTCGGCCCTGGATCTTTTCATCGACCGCACGTGCCTCGAGGCCGCAGGCCTTCCAAGAGAAGACGTGGTGTGGATGCCTCAGGCGGCGTACCGCATCTGCGACCAATGGTCTGCGGCGCGCTGGTGCCTCGATCTCTTGCGGACCCGGCCTGATATCGCGCGGCGTTTTCCGGCTGCGCTGTCGGCGGGTTCCGGCGGCGAGTTCGGCCGCTGGATCGCACAGGAGGGCGGCGCGACGCTTGGCTTGTCCGAGTCGGCGAGGGCCATTGTTGTTGACAGCCTGTCGATGGATCTGGGCGCGCGTGCACGCCAGGCATTCCTGTTCCACGGCGACATCAGGAGCACGTTGCCCCAGGGGCTGTTGCCCATGGGCCAGTTCGAGCTGTTTCACTGGTTCATGCGGCACGGGCGGCGTGAGGCCGGGTTGAGGCTCGAGGAAGTCTGGTGGCTGTTCTGGGAAGCGTCGGAGCAACCTGCGCGCGAACTGGTGCTTGCGTATGCATTCACGCCAGCCTGGCAAGAGCTGTACCCCGACGGCCTGACAGTCTTCGGCCGAAGGGCTTTCGCGGCGTGGTTCAGCGCGTTCTACCGCGTGACGGATGCTTGGGTCGATCCGTCGGGCTGGCCCGTCGATATCGAGCCTGCACGCCAGATCCGCATGGCCTACCTGGCCCGTGCGCACTGGCGCTTGCGGCACCCCCAGGCCCTCGACGACGCATCGCACGCGCAGGCACTGATCGAGTGGCTTGCAACACCCGACGCGGCGCAGCCGCCAGAGGTGGCGCAGTGGTGTGCCTCGCTGGATGTCGCGCAGGTCGCCGCCGAAGTGGCCGCGCAAGGTGTGAATGTCATCGGGCATTTCTCGTATCCCTCGGGCCTTCGTGTGTCCGTCGAAGCGTTGATCGAAGGCCTGGAGCGTGTTGGCGTGCGCACCTCCCTGCGCGACCTGCGGACCGACCGCAAGGACGATCCGACGCATGTGAATTTCAGGGGCTTCGAAGATTTCGAGACTACCCTCATCCACGTGCAGCCAGAGCCGTTTTTCGACCAGGCGTTTGCCCGCAGCGATTTGTACGAGCGTTTACCGCGCACGTATCGCATTGCCTATTGGTACTGGGAATTCGACTCCATTCCCGATGCATGGGTGGAGCATGCCGAAAGCATCGACGAAGTCTGGGCTGCCACGGAATTCGTGGCGCGCGGCTTGCGCAATCGTCTGAAGGTGCCGGTGCGCACCCTGTTCCCTGGCGTGAAGCTCGGTCCCTATGAGCAGCGTCCGCGCGCGTATTTCGGCCTCAAGGAGGCGCCTTACACCTTCCTTTTCACCTTCCACATGATGAGCGTCATGGAGAGGAAGAATCCGATCGGGCTGATCCGCGCCTTTACCCAGGCATTCGGCACCGATCTGTCAGTGCACCTGGTGCTCAAGACATCTTTCGGCGATCGCCATCCGGTGCAGTTCCAGGAACTGCTGGCGGCGGCAACGGCGGCCAACATCACGGTCATCAACGAGGTCTACAGCCCCGAGGATGTGCTTTCGTTGATGGATGCCTGCGATGCCTATGTGTCGCTGCATCGCAGCGAAGGACTGGGCCTGACGATGGCTGAGGCGATGCTGATGGGCAAGCCGGTCATCGCGACCAACTTCTCGGGCAACATCGACTTCATGGACGAGAGCAACAGCCTGCCCGTCGACTACAAGCTCGTGAAACTCGGCAGGGCCATTCCGCCCTATGACGCTCACCTGGAATGGGCAGAGCCTTCGGAAGCGCACGCGGCAGAACTCATGCGGCGAGTTTTCGAGAATCAGGCGTGGGCTCGCGATCTGGGAGCCAGGGCCAAGGCCAGCGCGGACGCGAACATGTCCCTGGACGTTGCCGGGGGGAGGGTCGCGGCCCGGCTGGCGGAAATCCGGGCGCTGCGATCCGGTGCGGATCGCGCGCTGATCTGA
- a CDS encoding glycosyltransferase family 2 protein — protein MRPTLPAAQQGRRPSSRPAELTKAQLQARVRALEHQVQAMERSTSWRLTAPVRWASRAVQRLRGAQPAAAGIAGGNYTEWIAQSAAREEGALRALADEASRWSAPPLISVLMPTYNPRAAWLREAIASVRAQTYAHWELCIADDASTDPQVAEILEVCAREDARIRWVRRPVNGHISEASNSALALASGEWVALMDHDDLLAPGALLRVAHELRTHADARMIYSDEDKIDATGRRYNPYFKPDWNLDLFLSQNMYSHLGAYQRSLVLEVGGFRKGFEGAQDYDLALRCIERVAPQQIRHIPHVLYHWRAHAESTAQSAGAKPYAEIAGEQALNEHFERTGVAARSESTPYGYRTRLSAPTDWPRVSLVIPTRDAIGLVRQCIESIVSLSTYPDYEILLVDNGSTDPEALRYFDELRGLQGFRVIRDDGEFNYAALNNTAVAQATGEIVALINNDIEVITGDWLEEMVAIALQPGVGAVGAKLLYPDDTVQHAGVLLGIGGIAGHAHKHLARADGGYFNRAQLTQTFSAVTAACLVVRKSLYEEVGGLDADNLKISYNDVDFCLRLREAGYRNVWTPYAELYHHESATRPRDLDPAQRERAAREEGYMTTRWAGLLGNDPAYNSNLDLDTEDFRLAWPPRHVSGDSAATGVRV, from the coding sequence ATGAGGCCCACGCTGCCTGCCGCACAACAAGGGAGAAGGCCCTCCTCACGCCCCGCCGAACTGACCAAGGCGCAGCTGCAGGCGCGCGTGCGCGCCCTGGAGCATCAGGTGCAGGCCATGGAGCGTTCGACCAGCTGGCGCCTGACGGCCCCCGTGCGCTGGGCCAGCCGGGCCGTGCAGCGGTTGCGCGGCGCGCAGCCTGCCGCCGCTGGCATTGCGGGTGGCAACTACACCGAATGGATCGCGCAGTCCGCAGCGCGGGAAGAGGGTGCTCTGCGCGCCCTGGCCGACGAGGCCTCGCGCTGGAGCGCACCGCCCCTGATCTCGGTTCTCATGCCCACCTACAACCCGCGCGCTGCCTGGCTGCGCGAGGCCATCGCCTCGGTGCGGGCGCAGACCTATGCCCACTGGGAACTCTGCATCGCGGACGATGCATCCACCGATCCCCAGGTGGCCGAGATCCTCGAGGTCTGCGCGCGCGAGGACGCCCGCATACGCTGGGTTCGCCGGCCGGTCAACGGCCACATTTCCGAGGCATCCAACAGCGCGCTCGCGCTCGCCAGCGGCGAGTGGGTCGCCCTGATGGACCACGACGACCTCCTGGCGCCTGGCGCACTGCTTCGCGTCGCGCATGAACTGCGTACGCATGCCGACGCCCGGATGATCTATTCGGACGAGGACAAGATCGACGCCACCGGCCGTCGCTACAACCCCTACTTCAAGCCCGACTGGAACCTCGACCTGTTCCTCTCCCAGAACATGTATTCGCACCTCGGCGCCTATCAGCGCTCGCTGGTGCTCGAGGTCGGCGGCTTTCGCAAGGGCTTCGAGGGTGCGCAGGACTACGACCTCGCCCTGCGCTGCATCGAGCGTGTCGCGCCACAGCAGATACGGCACATCCCGCACGTCCTTTACCACTGGCGCGCCCATGCCGAAAGCACGGCGCAGTCAGCCGGCGCCAAGCCCTATGCCGAGATCGCCGGCGAGCAGGCGCTGAACGAGCACTTCGAACGCACCGGCGTCGCGGCCCGCAGCGAGAGCACACCCTACGGCTATCGCACACGCCTGTCCGCACCCACGGATTGGCCCCGGGTGTCTTTGGTCATTCCGACGCGCGACGCAATCGGTCTCGTGCGGCAGTGCATCGAAAGCATCGTCTCCCTCTCGACCTATCCCGACTACGAGATCCTGCTGGTCGACAACGGCTCCACCGATCCGGAGGCCCTGCGCTATTTCGACGAACTGCGCGGCCTGCAAGGCTTCAGGGTGATCCGTGACGACGGCGAATTCAACTACGCGGCGCTCAACAACACCGCAGTTGCGCAGGCCACCGGCGAGATCGTCGCGCTGATAAACAACGACATCGAAGTCATCACCGGCGACTGGCTCGAGGAGATGGTGGCTATCGCCCTTCAGCCGGGTGTCGGCGCGGTCGGAGCGAAGCTCCTGTACCCGGACGACACGGTCCAGCATGCGGGCGTGCTGCTGGGCATCGGCGGCATTGCGGGCCACGCCCACAAGCATCTCGCACGCGCCGATGGTGGCTACTTCAACCGCGCGCAGCTCACGCAAACCTTCAGCGCGGTGACTGCCGCCTGTCTCGTGGTGCGCAAGTCTCTCTATGAGGAGGTTGGTGGCCTCGATGCCGATAACCTCAAGATTTCGTACAACGACGTCGATTTCTGTCTGCGGCTGCGCGAAGCCGGCTACCGCAATGTCTGGACCCCCTATGCCGAGCTCTACCACCACGAGTCGGCCACGCGCCCCCGCGACCTCGATCCCGCACAGCGGGAGCGCGCCGCGCGAGAAGAGGGCTACATGACGACCCGCTGGGCAGGCCTGCTTGGCAACGACCCCGCCTACAACTCCAACTTGGACCTCGACACCGAGGACTTCCGCCTCGCATGGCCGCCACGGCATGTGTCGGGCGATAGCGCCGCAACCGGAGTGCGAGTATGA
- a CDS encoding mannose-1-phosphate guanylyltransferase/mannose-6-phosphate isomerase, protein MRVLSVVLSGGSGSRLWPSSRQAFPKPFMKLGGSTLLQQAIERGQACGTGDLMVVTNKDHLFLTKDVLRQMSDPPETTLLLEPKGRNTGPAIALAALQCIKQFSGDTVMLVLSADHLVPDVEAFVASASQAFRLAIQGALVVFGISPTSPDTGFGYIEVDHVSRESQPVRRFVEKPDLQTAQEYLATGRYYWNSGMFCFTADAIVAAFERHAPELLAAARRALESSRTAGETVQFDLHTFGLQPDISIDYAVMEPADNVHVVPAKFGWSDVGSWPALAKALIPDASGNTMPSNVVAIDTTGTHVQVDSHSPKVVATLGVHDLIIVDTPDALLVAHKSSAQQVKNVVDTLKARQHETVQSPAVVNRPWGTYAALKEEEGYKVKRITVMPGESLSLQYHYHRAEHWVVVQGRGIVQIGETEHETLPGQYRYIPLKEKHRLTNIGDEELVLIEVQCGSYLGEDDIVRLADTYGRV, encoded by the coding sequence ATGCGGGTGCTTTCAGTGGTGCTCTCGGGAGGCTCCGGTTCCAGACTCTGGCCTTCTTCCCGGCAAGCCTTTCCCAAGCCGTTCATGAAGCTGGGAGGCTCGACCCTTCTGCAGCAAGCGATTGAGCGCGGACAGGCATGCGGTACCGGCGACCTGATGGTCGTCACCAACAAGGACCACCTGTTTCTCACCAAGGACGTGCTCCGGCAGATGTCCGATCCGCCCGAAACCACGCTGCTGCTCGAGCCCAAGGGACGCAACACCGGCCCGGCGATCGCCCTGGCTGCGCTGCAGTGCATCAAGCAATTCAGCGGCGATACGGTGATGCTCGTGCTGTCCGCCGACCACCTGGTGCCGGACGTCGAAGCATTCGTTGCAAGCGCGAGCCAGGCGTTCCGGCTTGCAATCCAGGGCGCACTGGTGGTGTTCGGCATCAGCCCGACCAGTCCCGACACGGGGTTCGGCTACATCGAGGTCGACCATGTTTCGAGAGAGAGCCAGCCGGTCAGGCGCTTCGTCGAGAAGCCCGATCTCCAAACTGCGCAGGAATACCTCGCGACCGGGCGCTACTACTGGAACAGCGGCATGTTCTGCTTCACGGCGGACGCCATCGTGGCTGCGTTTGAAAGACACGCACCGGAGCTGCTGGCGGCCGCCCGGCGTGCGCTCGAATCCTCACGCACCGCTGGCGAGACGGTCCAGTTCGACCTGCACACCTTCGGCCTCCAGCCAGACATCAGCATCGACTACGCGGTGATGGAGCCTGCCGACAATGTGCACGTGGTGCCCGCCAAGTTCGGCTGGAGCGACGTGGGTTCCTGGCCTGCCCTGGCCAAGGCGCTCATCCCCGATGCAAGCGGCAATACGATGCCCTCCAACGTCGTTGCCATCGACACCACTGGCACGCACGTACAGGTCGACAGCCACTCCCCCAAGGTCGTCGCTACGCTGGGCGTGCACGATCTGATCATCGTCGACACGCCTGATGCACTCCTGGTTGCGCATAAAAGCAGCGCCCAGCAGGTCAAAAATGTCGTCGACACGCTGAAAGCGCGCCAGCACGAAACGGTCCAATCGCCTGCAGTAGTCAACCGCCCATGGGGGACTTACGCAGCGCTGAAGGAAGAAGAAGGCTACAAGGTGAAGCGCATCACGGTCATGCCGGGCGAATCACTCTCGTTGCAATATCACTATCACCGCGCGGAGCACTGGGTTGTCGTCCAGGGGCGAGGCATCGTCCAGATCGGCGAAACCGAGCACGAGACCCTGCCCGGCCAGTACCGCTACATCCCATTGAAAGAGAAACACCGCTTGACCAACATCGGCGACGAAGAACTGGTGCTCATCGAAGTCCAGTGTGGCAGTTACCTGGGTGAGGACGACATCGTCCGCCTGGCAGACACTTATGGACGGGTATGA
- a CDS encoding glycosyltransferase family 2 protein, translated as MNASTPPQRNRLWRALAFIPNALYKGGGLGGAARRALQIFRQSGVRGVARSVRVLLRGDGPPLMADASRADRFQYREWLKRYESPLTSEARQELKAQAEQWPGTPIFALVMAVADSSHQALERAVASVRAQVYPHWHLSLVVHAALSAQTREWLESQASVDARIELLVQPPMALVADWLACCDARDALAPDTLWRVADAAVGNPQAALIYTDEDRIADDGQRSAPYFKPDWNVDLLRSQDYVSRLAFFSASLASELGGFDPGFGEAASYDLALRCAEHLSSERIVHIPKVLYHRHVASPDHVHAMDPAEYVPEGGERALQAHLARTGIAATAQRESHGFRVRYDLPAELPLVSLFIPTRNGLKLVRQCIESILEKTLYPRYEIILVDNGSDDPEALRYFEEIAARSGVRVLRDDSPFNYSALNNGAAAIARGEIFGLINNDIEVISPDWLGEMVSIALQPGVGAVGARLWYPEKTLQHAGVVLGYRGGVADHAHRRLAEGDAGYFGRAALLQTFSVVTAACLVVRRALYEEVGGLDAQHLKVAYNDVDFCLRLREAGYRNVWTPYAELFHHESATRPSDLSEAQIERFLGEERYMKNRWGDLLFNDPAYNPNLSLEIEDFSYAWPPRAAKSQSAATSA; from the coding sequence ATGAACGCCTCCACCCCACCTCAGCGCAACCGTCTCTGGCGGGCGCTGGCCTTCATTCCCAACGCTCTCTACAAAGGCGGCGGCCTCGGCGGCGCGGCTCGCCGAGCCCTGCAGATCTTTCGGCAATCGGGTGTGCGCGGCGTTGCGCGCTCGGTGCGCGTGCTGCTGCGTGGTGACGGTCCGCCATTGATGGCGGATGCCTCGCGTGCTGACCGCTTTCAGTACCGCGAATGGCTCAAGCGCTACGAATCGCCGCTGACATCGGAGGCACGCCAGGAGCTCAAGGCGCAGGCCGAACAATGGCCGGGTACGCCCATCTTTGCGTTGGTGATGGCGGTGGCGGACTCGTCGCACCAGGCGCTGGAGCGCGCTGTGGCCTCCGTGCGTGCACAGGTCTATCCGCACTGGCATTTGTCTTTGGTCGTTCACGCGGCGCTATCGGCGCAGACCCGGGAATGGCTGGAGAGCCAGGCAAGCGTCGACGCCCGCATCGAGCTGTTGGTGCAACCGCCGATGGCCCTTGTCGCCGACTGGCTGGCTTGTTGCGATGCGCGCGATGCGCTCGCCCCCGATACCTTGTGGCGCGTCGCCGATGCGGCAGTGGGCAATCCGCAGGCGGCGCTGATCTACACCGACGAAGACCGTATTGCCGACGACGGCCAGCGCTCGGCGCCTTACTTCAAGCCCGACTGGAACGTCGACCTCTTGAGGTCGCAGGACTACGTATCGAGGCTCGCGTTCTTTTCCGCAAGCCTTGCGAGCGAACTCGGTGGCTTCGATCCCGGTTTCGGTGAAGCGGCTTCCTACGACCTCGCCTTGCGCTGCGCCGAGCATCTGTCGTCCGAGCGCATCGTCCACATCCCCAAGGTGCTGTACCACCGGCATGTGGCATCGCCCGACCACGTCCATGCGATGGACCCCGCCGAGTACGTCCCCGAAGGCGGCGAGCGCGCGCTGCAGGCGCATCTGGCGCGCACGGGCATCGCGGCCACGGCCCAGCGCGAGTCGCATGGTTTTCGCGTGCGCTACGACTTGCCAGCGGAGCTGCCGCTGGTCTCGCTCTTCATCCCCACGCGCAACGGCCTGAAACTGGTGCGCCAGTGCATCGAGAGCATCCTCGAGAAGACGCTCTATCCCCGCTACGAGATCATCCTCGTGGACAACGGCTCCGACGATCCCGAGGCGTTGCGGTATTTCGAGGAAATCGCTGCACGATCTGGTGTGCGGGTGCTGCGCGACGACAGCCCGTTCAACTACTCGGCGCTCAACAACGGTGCCGCGGCCATCGCCAGGGGCGAGATCTTCGGCCTCATCAACAACGACATCGAGGTGATCTCGCCCGACTGGCTCGGCGAAATGGTCAGCATCGCCTTGCAGCCCGGCGTGGGGGCGGTCGGTGCGCGCCTCTGGTATCCCGAGAAAACGCTGCAGCACGCTGGCGTGGTGCTGGGCTACCGTGGCGGCGTGGCCGACCACGCGCACCGCCGGCTGGCGGAAGGCGACGCGGGGTACTTCGGCCGCGCTGCGTTGCTGCAGACTTTTTCCGTGGTCACCGCGGCCTGCCTCGTGGTGCGCCGCGCGCTCTACGAAGAGGTGGGTGGCCTCGACGCCCAGCACCTCAAGGTGGCCTACAACGACGTCGACTTCTGCCTGCGCCTGCGCGAAGCCGGCTACCGCAATGTCTGGACACCGTATGCCGAGCTGTTCCACCACGAATCCGCCACACGGCCGTCGGACCTGTCCGAAGCGCAGATCGAACGCTTCCTGGGCGAAGAGCGCTACATGAAGAACCGCTGGGGCGACCTGCTGTTCAACGACCCGGCCTACAACCCCAACCTGAGCCTCGAGATCGAGGACTTCAGCTACGCTTGGCCGCCGCGTGCGGCGAAGTCGCAATCGGCCGCCACATCCGCATGA
- a CDS encoding ABC transporter ATP-binding protein yields the protein MAFISLKNVSVNFPIYGAGAASLKKTLAASVTGGRFGKETGVTVVQALSGINLELKSGDRLGLVGHNGAGKSTLLRTLAGVYEPSAGEFTRQGSVASLIDPSLGIEMDATGVENIMLRGLVMGMSKKDIDRLTPEICEFSGLGEYVNMPVRTYSTGMMMRLAFAISTSVEADILLMDEWLSVGDAEFTEKAEKRMRDVVSKSGILVLASHSPELIAKECNRVIHLEHGRIVEVS from the coding sequence ATGGCATTCATTTCACTTAAAAACGTCTCGGTCAACTTCCCGATCTATGGCGCCGGGGCAGCGTCGCTCAAGAAGACACTTGCAGCCTCCGTCACCGGTGGCCGCTTCGGCAAGGAAACCGGGGTCACCGTGGTGCAAGCACTCAGCGGCATCAACCTCGAACTCAAGAGCGGAGATCGGCTGGGCCTCGTGGGTCACAACGGCGCGGGCAAATCGACGCTGCTGCGCACGCTGGCAGGCGTCTACGAGCCCTCCGCGGGAGAGTTCACCCGGCAGGGTTCGGTCGCGAGCCTGATCGATCCTTCGCTCGGCATCGAGATGGATGCAACCGGCGTCGAGAACATCATGCTGCGCGGGCTCGTGATGGGCATGAGCAAGAAAGACATTGACCGGCTTACGCCCGAGATCTGCGAATTCAGCGGCTTGGGCGAGTACGTCAACATGCCGGTCCGCACCTACTCCACCGGCATGATGATGCGGCTGGCGTTCGCCATCTCGACCAGCGTCGAGGCCGACATCCTGCTCATGGACGAATGGCTTTCGGTGGGCGACGCGGAGTTCACCGAAAAGGCCGAGAAGCGCATGCGGGACGTGGTGTCCAAGTCCGGCATCCTGGTGCTGGCATCGCACTCGCCGGAGCTGATTGCCAAGGAATGCAACCGGGTGATCCACCTCGAACACGGGCGGATCGTCGAGGTTTCCTGA
- a CDS encoding ABC transporter permease: MSQVQSNLHRSALSDWWEGTRRTDIWWTLAWFDIVLRYRRSMLGPVWLTLSMGVMIAGMGPLYSSLFGSELSRFFPHLALGIIFWGFFSSVVTDACNAFVGSSNYLKQGYFPISLFVWRSLARNLIQFAHQIVLYIPVAIWAGISLSWSVLLILPAFAILIINAHALGLLLGLICTRYRDVTQIVTSVMQMLMFLTPVFWLPENLPGRAKYVLWNPFAQMLDLLRTPLMGGTAHIHSWLGILVWTVLCLAAAILLFSKYRRRVVYWL; the protein is encoded by the coding sequence ATGAGTCAAGTTCAATCCAATCTGCATCGAAGCGCCCTGTCTGACTGGTGGGAAGGCACGCGCCGCACGGACATCTGGTGGACGCTGGCATGGTTCGACATCGTTCTGCGCTATCGGCGCTCGATGCTCGGACCCGTGTGGCTCACCCTGAGCATGGGCGTCATGATCGCCGGCATGGGCCCGCTGTACAGCTCGCTGTTCGGCAGCGAGCTTTCCAGGTTCTTTCCCCACCTTGCGCTCGGGATCATCTTCTGGGGCTTTTTCTCCAGCGTGGTGACGGATGCCTGCAATGCCTTTGTCGGCTCATCCAACTACCTGAAGCAGGGCTATTTCCCGATCAGTCTTTTTGTCTGGCGAAGCCTTGCACGGAACCTGATCCAGTTCGCTCATCAGATCGTGTTGTATATCCCCGTGGCAATCTGGGCAGGTATATCGCTCTCCTGGTCGGTGCTGCTGATACTGCCGGCCTTTGCCATTCTGATCATCAATGCCCACGCTCTCGGCCTGTTGCTGGGCCTGATTTGCACACGCTATCGCGACGTCACCCAGATCGTGACCAGCGTGATGCAGATGCTGATGTTCCTGACACCCGTGTTCTGGCTGCCCGAGAATCTGCCGGGGCGTGCCAAGTACGTTCTCTGGAACCCCTTCGCACAAATGCTCGACCTGTTGCGGACCCCCCTGATGGGCGGCACCGCGCATATCCACAGCTGGCTGGGTATCCTGGTATGGACGGTCCTGTGCCTTGCGGCAGCGATCCTGCTGTTCTCCAAGTACCGTCGCCGCGTTGTCTACTGGCTCTGA